The Komagataeibacter sp. FNDCR2 nucleotide sequence GCGCGTTCACCCGGGTCGCGGGTGTTCTCGCATGCGCCAAGCCCCAGACACAGCCCGGCGGCCAGCAGCACGGCGGGGCGGAAGGTCACGGGGCGAGAAGAAATGTTCATATATGTTTTCCCGGTATCGCGCGTCGGGTGGCACGATGACACCCGGACCGCGGTAAGATGTAAATGGTATGCCAGTAATGGTCTGACCATGTCCAAAGCAGGGCGTTTTGTAACAATCAGCGGCGGAGGGGCGGAATTTAACAAATTAAAATCATCTGGCCCCTTGCCCGCGCCTGCCTGCCCCGGTAATCCCTCGTACCGATCCAGACGGTTTTCGACGGAAAGCGCAGGCATGTCGCGATGGCATGGATTGCCAGTCCGGGCGTGGGACGGTCCTGTCTGGTGTGGATGTCGGGAGTTCTGGATGTTTGCTCGTGTACTGGGTCTGCTTTCCGCTGACATGGCGATCGACCTCGGCACGGCGAATACGCTGGTTTACGTCAAGGGGCGGGGTGTCGTCCTGAACGAACCTTCGGTCGTCGCGCTGGCAGAGGTACGGGGCAAGAAACAGGTTCTTGCCGTGGGCGAGGAAGCCAAGCAGATGGTTGGCCGCACGCCCGGCAACATTACCGCCATCCGCCCGCTGCGTGACGGTGTGATCGCGGATTTCGAGGTGGCGGAGGAAATGATCAAGCATTTCATCCGCAAGGTGCATAACCGGCGCATGTTCGCCAGCCCGCTCATTATCGTATGCGTGCCCTCCGGCTCGACCGCCGTCGAGCGCCGCGCGATTCAGGAAAGCGCGGAAAGTGCCGGCGCGCGCAAGGTTTTCCTGATCGAGGAACCGATGGCCGCCGCCATCGGCGCGGGCCTGCCGGTGACCGAGCCTTCGGGCAGCATGATCGTCGATATCGGCGGCGGCACGACCGAAGTGGCCGTGATCTCGCTTGGCGGCATCGTCTATGCCCGTTCCGTGCGGGTGGGCGGCGACAAGATGGATGAGGCGATCATTTCCTACATCCGCCGCAACCATAACCTGCTGATTGGTGAAAGCTCGGCCGAGCAGATCAAGATCCACCTCGGCTCCGCCATGCCGCCCGATGACCCGGATGATCCGGGGCCGTGGCGTGAGGTCAAGGGACGTGACCTGATCAATGGCGTCCCGCGTGAGGTCGTGGTGTCGCAGGCGCAGATTGCCGAGAGCCTGGCCGAGCCTGTCAGCCAGATCGTGGACGCGGTGACCACGGCGCTGGAAAACACGCCGCCCGAACTTGCCGCCGATATCGTGGACAAGGGCATTGTCCTGACCGGCGGCGGCGCGCTGCTCTACCGTCTGGATGAAGTGTTGCGACGCGCGACCGGCCTGCCCGTTACGGTGGGTGAGGATGCGCTGTCCTGCGTGGCGATGGGCACCGGGCGGGCGCTGGAGGAAATGAAGCGCCTGCGCAATGTACTGACAAGCATGTACTGACGAACGGGACGGTACGCCGCCAGCCAGGGTTTGAAGGCCGGCGTGCCGATAGGGGAGACGCAGGACGATGCAGGTCCGGCGATCAGGCACGGTAGGACAACCCGGCAGGCACGACGGCACCGTCGCGCGTGAAGGGGCTGGCTGATGCCCGTCTCCATCCAGTTCCGCCAGGCGCTGGGCAAGCTGGTCCT carries:
- a CDS encoding rod shape-determining protein; translation: MFARVLGLLSADMAIDLGTANTLVYVKGRGVVLNEPSVVALAEVRGKKQVLAVGEEAKQMVGRTPGNITAIRPLRDGVIADFEVAEEMIKHFIRKVHNRRMFASPLIIVCVPSGSTAVERRAIQESAESAGARKVFLIEEPMAAAIGAGLPVTEPSGSMIVDIGGGTTEVAVISLGGIVYARSVRVGGDKMDEAIISYIRRNHNLLIGESSAEQIKIHLGSAMPPDDPDDPGPWREVKGRDLINGVPREVVVSQAQIAESLAEPVSQIVDAVTTALENTPPELAADIVDKGIVLTGGGALLYRLDEVLRRATGLPVTVGEDALSCVAMGTGRALEEMKRLRNVLTSMY